In Nocardioides nitrophenolicus, the genomic window GGTTGCCGGGTCCGCGTTCGAGTCAGCAGCAGCGTCACCACCAGCGGTCTGAGGGGAAAGCGCGGTCCCAGCAGGCGCGGTGAACCGCACCTGGTAGTCGCCCAGGGGCAGGTCGTCGAACAGGTACGACCCGTCCGCACCGGTCGTCACGGTGTCGACGACGTTGCCGTCGGCATCGAGCAGCGCGACGGTCACGCCTGCGAGACCAGGTTCACCGGCGTCCTGGATCCCATCACCATCCGTGTCGGACCACACCAGATCACCGATCGAACCCCGAACCGGCGGCGGCGGAACCACACCTGCATCGACGGTCAGGTTGTCCGGTACGTCGGCGGTCAGGCTGATCGTGCCCGTCACGCCCGTGGCCGGGTCGGCATCTGAATCGACAGCATCGTCGGAACCCGCGTTCTGCGGGGACAGAGTCGTGCCGTCCGGCGCGGTGAACCGCACCTGATAGTCACCCAACGGGAGCTCATCGAACAGGTACGACCCATCCGCACCGGTCGTCACGCTGTCGACCACGTCGCCGTCGGCGTCGAGCAGCTCGACAGTCACGCCCTGAACACCCGGCTCGTCAGCGTCCTGGACCCCGTCACCATCAGTGTCCGACCACACCAGATCACCGATCGACCCCAAGACAGGCACCAGGCCCGCATCGACCGTCAGGTTGTCCGGAGCGTCGGCGGTCAACGTGATCGTTCCCGTGACACCGGTCGCCGGGTCGGCATCTGAATCGGCAGCATCGTCGGAACCCGCGTTCTGCGGGGACAGAGTCGTGCCGTCCGGAGCGGTGAACCGGACCTGATAGTCACCCAACGGAAGGTCGTCGAACAGATACGACCCATCGACCCCGGTCGTCACGCTGTCGACCACATTGCCGTCGGCGTCGAGCAGGTCAACAGTCACGCCCTGAACACCCGGCTCACCGGCGCCCTGGATCCCATCCCCATCGGTGTCGGACCACACCGTGTCGCCGATCGAACCCAGCACCGGCGGGACCGGCACCACACCCGCATCAACCGTGGTGTTGTTGGGTTTGTCCGCGGTCAGCGACACCACACCACTCAGACCCGTGCTCGGGTCCGCGTCCGAGTCGACCGCATCGTCACCACCGGCGCCCTGCGGCGACAGAGTCGTCCCATCAGGGGCGGTGAACCGGACCTGATAGTCACCCAACGGGAGCTCATCGAACAGGTACGACCCATCCGCGCCCGTGGTCACGCTGTCAACCACGTTCCCGTCGGCATCGAGCAGCTCGACCCGGACCCCAGCCACGCCGGGCTCATCGGCGTCCTGGATCCCATTCCCATCGGTGTCGGACCACACCAGGTCACCGATCGAACCCAGCACCGGCGGCGGAACCACACCCGCGTCCACCGTCATGTTGTCGGGTGCGTCGGCGGTCAGCGTGATCGTTCCCGTGCGACCGGTCGCCGGATCGGCATCTGAATCGACAGCATCGTCGGAACCCGCGTTCTGCGGGGACAGCGTCGTGCCGTCCGACGCGGTGAACCGGACCTGGTAGTCACCCAACGGCAGGTCGTCGAACAGGTACGACCCGTCCGCACCGGTCGTCACGGTGTCGACGACATTGCCGTCGGCGTCGAGGAGCTCGACTCGGACCCCCGCCACGCCGGGCTCGTCGGCGTCCTGGATCCCGTCACCATCAGTGTCCGACCACACCAGATCACCGATCGACCCCAAGACAGGCACCAGGCCCGCATCGACCGTCAGGTTGTCCGGAGCGTCGGCGGTCAACGTGATCGTTCCCGTGACACCAGTGGCCGGGTCGGCATCTGAATCGGCAGCATCGTCGGAACCCGCGTTCTGCGGGGACAGAGTCGTGCCGTCCGGGGCGGTGAACCGGACCTGGTAGTCACCCAACGGGAGGTCGTCGAACAGATACGACCCATCGACCCCGGTCGTCACGGTGTCGACCACATTGCCGTCGGCGTCGAGCAGGTCAACAGTCACGCCCTGAACACCCGGCTCACCGGCGCCCTGGATCCCATCCCCATCGGTGTCGGACCACACCAAGTCACCGATCGACCCACGAACCGGCGGCGGCGGAACCACACCCGCATCCACGGTCATGTTGTCGGGTGCGTCGGCGGTCAGCGTGATCGTTCCCGTGCGACCGCTCGCCGGATCGGCATCTGAATCGACAGCATCGTCGGAACCCGCGTTCTGCGGGGACAGCGTCGTGCCGGCCGACGCGGTGAACCGGACCTGGTAGTCACCCAACGGCAGGTCGTCGAACAGGTACGACCCGTCCGCACCGGTCGTCACGGTGTCGACGACGTTGCCGTCGGCATCGAGCAGCGCGACGGTCACGCCCGCGAGACCAGGTTCACCGGCGTCCTGGATCCCATCCCCATCGGTGTCGGACCACACCAGATCACCGATCGAACCCCGAACCGGCGGCGGCGGAACCACACCCGCATCCACCGTGATGTTGTCGGGTGCGTCGGCGGTCAGGCTGATCGTGCCCGTGCGACCGGTCGCCGGATCGGCATCTGAATCGACAGCATCGTCGGAACCCGCGTTCTGCGGGGACAGCGTCGTGCCATCCGGCGCGGTGAACCGGACCTGGTAGTCACCCAGGGGCAGGTCGTCGAACAGGTAGGACCCGTCCGCACCTGTGGTCACGGTGTCAACCACGTTGCCATCCGCGTCGAGCAGCTCGACCCGAACCCCAGCGACACCGGGCTCATCGGCGTCCTGGATCCCGTCACCGTCGGTGTCGGACCACACCAGATCACCGATCGACCCCCGAACCGGCGGCGGAACCACACCCGCATCCACCGTGATGTTGTCCGGAGCGTCGGCGGTCAGGCTGATCGTGCCCGTGCGACCGGTCGCCGGATCGGCATCCGAATCGACAGCCCGATCACCACCCACCCCCGACGGCGACAGCGTCGTGCCATCCGGCGCGGTGAACCGCACCTGATAGTCACCTAGAGCCAGGTCGTCGAACAGGTACGACCCGTCCGCACCGGTCGTCACGCTGTCGACCACGTCGCCGTCGGCGTCGAGCAGATCGACCCGGACCCCAGCCACGCCGGGCTCATCGGCGTCCTGGATCCCGTCACCGTCGGTGTCGGACCACACCAGATCACCGATCGACCCCAAGACAGGCACCAGGCCCGCATCGACCGTCAGGTTGTCCGGAGCATCGGCAGTGAGCGTGATCGTGCCCGTGACACCCGTGGCCGGGTCCGCGTCCGAATCGACGGCCCGATCACCACCCACCCCCGACGGCGACAGCGTCGTCCCGTCCGGCGCGGTGAACCGCACCTGATAGTCACCTAGAGCCAGGTCGTCGAACAGGTACGACCCGTCCGCACCGGTCGTCACGCTGTCGACCACATTGCCGTCGGCGTCGAGCAGATCGACCCGGACCCCAGCCACGCCGGGCTCATCGGCGTCCTGGATCCCGTCACCGTCGGTGTCGGACCACACCAGGTCACCGATCGATCCCAAGACAGGCACCAGGCCCGCATCGACCGTCAGGTTGTCCGGAGCATCGGCAGTGAGCGTGATCGTGCCCGTGACACCCGAGGCCGAGTCGGCATCCGAGTCAGCCGCGTCATCACCACCAGCGTTCTGCGGAGACAGCGTCATCCCAGCAGGCGCGGTGAACCGCACCTGATAGTCACCCAACGGCAGGTCGTCGAACAGATAGGAACCGTCCGCGCCCGTGGTCACCGTTTCCACGACACTGCCATCCGCATCGAGGAGCTCGACCCGGACCCCAGCCACGCCGGGCTCGTCAGCGTCCTGGATCCCGTCACCGTCGGTGTCGGACCACACCAGGTCACCGATCGATCCCAAGACAGGCACCAGGCCCGCATCGACCGTCAGGTTGTCCGGAGCATCGGCAGTGAGCGTGATCGTGCCCGTGACACCCGAGGCCGAGTCGGCATCCGAGTCAGCCGCGTCATCACCACCAGCGTTCTGCGGAGACAGCGTCATCCCAGCAGGCGCGGTGAACCGCACCTGATAGTCACCCAACGGGAGCTCATCGAAGAGGTACGACCCGTCCGCGCTCGTCGTCACGGTGTCCACGACGTTCCCGTTGGCATCGAGGAGATCGACTCGGACCCCAGCCACACCGGGCTCGTCAGCGTCCTGGACCCCGTCACCATCCGTGTCGGACCACACCAGGTCACCGATCGATCCCAAGACAGGCACCAGGCCCGCATCGACCGTCAGGTTGTCCGGAGCATCGGCAGTCAACGTGATCGTGCCCGTGACACCCGAGGCCGAGTCGGCATCCGAGTCAGCCGCGTCATCACCACCAGCGTTCTGCGGAGACAGCGTCATCCCAGCAGGCGCGGTGAACCGCACCTGATAGTCACCCAACGGGAGCTCATCGAAGAGGTACGACCCGTCCGCGCTCGTCGTCACGGTGTCCACGACGTTCCCGTTGGCATCGAGGAGATCGACTCGGACCCCAGCCACACCGGGCTCATCGGCGTCCTGGACCCCGTCACCATCCGTGTCGGACCACACCAGGTCACCGATCGACCCACGAACCGGCGGCGGCAGAACCACACCAGCGTCCACCGTCATGTTGTCCGGAGCACCGGCGGTCAACGTGATCGTGCCCGTGACACCCGTCGCCGGGTCCGCATCCGAATCGACAGCATCGTCACCACCAGCGTTCTGCGGAGACAGCGTCGTCCCGTCCGGGGCGGTGAACCGCACCTGATAGTCACCCAACGGCAGGTCGTCGAACAGATAGGACCCGTCCGCGCCCGTGGTCACCGTTTCCACGACACTGCCATCCGTATTGAGCAGTTCGACGGTCACGCCCTGAACACCGGGCTCATCGGCGTCCTGGACCCCGTCGCCATCGGTGTCGGACCACACCAGGTCACCGATCGACCCACGAACCGGCGGCTGCAGAACCACACCAGCGTCCACCGTCATGTTGTCCGGAGCACCGGCGGTCAACGTGACCGTGCCCGTGACACCCGTCGCCGGGTCCGCATCCGAATCGACAGCATCGTCACCACCAGCGTTCTGCGGCGACAGCGTCGTCCCGTCCGGGGCGGTGAACCGCACCTGATAGTCACCCAACGGCAGGTCGTCGAACAGATAGGAGCCGTCCGCGCCCGTGGTCACCGTTTCCACGACACTGCCATCCGTATTGAGCAGTTCGACGGTCACGCCCTGAACACCGGGCTCATCGGCGTCCTGGACCCCGTCACCATCCGTGTCGGACCACACCAGGTCACCGATCGATCCCAAGACAGGCACCAGGCCCGCATCGACGGTCATGTTGTCCGGAGCGTCGGCAGTCAACGTGACCGTGCCCGTCACACCCGTCGCCGGGTCCGCATCCGAATCGACAGCATCGTCACCACCAGCGTTCTGCGGAGACAGCGTCATCCCAGCCGGCGCGGTGAACCGCACCTGATAGTCACCCAACGGGAGCTCGTCGAACAGGTACGACCCATCCGCACCCGTCGTCACTGTGTCCACGACACTGCCATCCGCATCGAGCAGTTCGACGGTCACGCCCTGAACACCCGGCTCGTCAGCGTCCTGGACCCCGTCACCATCCGGGTCGGACCACACCAGATCACCGATCGACCCACGAACCGGCGGCGGCGGAACCACACCAACGTCCACCGTCATGTTGTCCGGAGCACCGGCAGTCAACGTGACCGTGCCCGTCACACCCGTCGCCGGGTCCGCATCCGAGTCAGCCGCGTCATCACCACCAGCGTTCTGCGGAGACAGCGTCATCCCAGCAGGCGCGGTGAACCGCACCTGATAGTCACCCAACGGCAGGTCGTCGAACAGATACGACCCATCCGCACCGGTCGTCACGCTGTCGACCACATTGCCGTCGGCGTCGAGCAGCTCGACCCGAACCCCAGCGACACCGGGCTCATCGGTGTCCTGGATCCCGTCACCATCGGTGTCGGACCACACCAGGTCACCGATCGAACCCCGAACCGGCGACGGAACCACACCCGCATCGACGGTCAGGTTGTCCGGTACGTCGGCAGTCAACGTGACCGTGCCCGTGACACCCGTCGCCGGGTCCGCATCCGAATCGACAGCATCGTCACCACCAGCGTTCTGCGGAGACAGCGTCGTCCCAGCCGGCGCGGTGAACCGCACCTGATAGTCACCCAGCGGGAGCTCGTCGAACAGGTACGACCCATCCGCACCCGTGGTCACTGTGTCGACGACACTGCCATCCGCATCGAGGAGCTCGACCCGAACCCCGGCCACACCGGACTCGTCGGCGTCCTGGACCCCGTCACCATCCGTGTCGGACCACACCAGGTCACCGATCGACCCCAGCGGGGGCAGTACGCCGGCGTCGAGGGTGCGGTTCACCGGCTCGGCGCGGGTGAGGGTGACGGATCCCGTCTGTCCGCTGGCGGGGTCGGCATCCGAGTCCAAGGCGTCGTCGTTGCCGACGCCCTGGGCCGTCCACCGGGTACCCGTGGGCAGCGTGCTCGTGTCGAACCGCACCGCGTAGGTGCCGAGCGGAAGACCCTCGAGCAGGTAGCCGCCGTTCGCGTCCGTCGTGGTGGTGGCGACGACGTTCCCGTCGGCGTCGAGGAGCTCGACCCGCACGTCCGCGACACCTGGCTCATCGGCGTCCTGGACGCCGTCGCGATCGTCGTCGGACCACACCGTGTCACCGATGGTGCCGAGCACCGGGGGCATGATCCCGGCGTCGAGGGTGAGGTTGTTCGGGGCGTCGGCGGTCAGGGTGACCGAGGGCGTGCGGCCGGTCACGCGGTCGGCGTCGGAGTCGGTGGCGTCCGGGCCGACATCGGGCTGCGTGAAGGCGGAGCCCGCGGGCAGCGAGTCGGGCGCGAAGCGCACGGAGTAGGTGCCGAGGGCGAGGTCCTCGAAGAGGTAGCCGCCGTCGGCGCCCGTGGACGTGGTGGCGACGACAGCGCCGGAGCCGTCGAGGAGCTCCACGGTGACGCCCTCGACGCCCGGCTCGCCGGGATCCTGCTGCCCGTCGCCGTCGTCGTCCTGCCACACCTTGTCACCGATGGAGCCGAGGATCGGCAGACGCAGCGCGAACCGCTGCAGGTCGGACAGGGCGATGTTGCCGCTGGTCAGCAGGTCACGCTCGCTGTAGATGATGTTGGCGCCGTTGACGCCGTCCTGGTTGTTCGTCGAGCTGGTGGTGCGGTAGGCGGCGCCGGTGCCGTACTGCGCCGTGGCGAAGTCGCTCCACGGCGTGACCTGCGGCGTCACCCGGAAGGTCGCGGTGGTGAACGTGCCGCGCAGGACCACCGAGCCACAGCCCGCCGCGACGGTCTGCGGCGCGGAGATCCGCGTACCGCGGGCCTCGGTGCCCTCTCCGGTCGCGCCGGAGTTGTCGCACATGGTGTTGGCGTTGCGCTCGGCGACGCGCAGCGTGGTGCCGTCGGTCGTGAGGTTGGTGGCTCCCGCCGACAGGTTCTCCATGCGGACGCCGGCCGTCTGCAGGCGCCAGACAGTCTGGATGCTCGAGCCGCGGGCGTACTGGTAGCTGTCGGTGCGCGAGTTCGCGTAGCCGCCGAGCCCGGTGATGTCCAGCACCGGGTCGGTGACCGGGCGGTCGAAGGTCAGCGTCAGGGTGCCGCCCGAGGTGGCGCACTCCCCGCGGTAGCTCTGGTGGGCGTTGGTCCGCCATGGGGTCTGGCAGTTCGTGGCGTTGGTGTTCATCCCCAGCACCGGCACGTTCGCCGGCGTCGGAGAACCGATGAAGGTGCCGGGCGAGGGTCGGTGCTGACTGAGGTTGCCCGCCGACACCAGCGCGTTCGCCCCCGGATAGTTGCCGTCGGCGGCCGTGAACTGAGCCGTGACGTTGACCGTGCCGTCGGGCATCGGGAAGCTGGAGGTCGCCCTGAGGCTCGGGGTGTTGCCCCAGCCACCGCCCGCCGGGTGGTAGGTCGTGCTGGTCGGGTTGCTCAGCGCCCACGGCTCGTTGAACACGTAGCCGTTCTGGGTGACGGCGCTGGCGTCGGGCGCCGACCCCACACCCGTCACGACCATCGCCGCGACTACCAGCACAAACCCACCCAGGCGCGCACAGACGCGACGCCATGCCGACATCGGCATAGAACTTCCCCCTTGGTCCGAAAGGCCGAACTGCGGTGTCCCGGGGAGCGGCCCTGAAGTGACCACACCCCCCAGCAAGGCCAGTCGTGGACACTAGGGGTCGGAGCGGGACGGGGATGGCCGCCAGCATGCAAAGTTCGCAGAATGGGTGTTTTCAGTCGGCGTCCCGCACGTCGACGCACGGCGCCTCGTTCGTGGCCGTGCGCCCGACGCTCACACGCCCAGCGCGAGGAAGGCGGCCGCGGTGCCGGCCGCGACCGGGTCGCCGGCGACCTGCCGGCGTACCTCCCACAGCGCGGTCGCCGGGTCGCTGCCCCGCGCGAGCGCCGCGTGCAGGTCGACCATCAGCATCGAGGTCGCGGCGTCGTTGACCTCGCCGACGCTGCAGACCAGGCCCGCGGTGCCGAGCGAGAACAGCGCCGCCGCCAGCCCGAGCAGCTCCTCGGCACCGACCGGAGCCATCACGCCGGACTCGCAGGCCGACAGCACGACGCGGTACGGCGCCCGCGGCACCCGCTCCAGGTCGTGCACGGTCAGCGGCCCGTCGGCCAGGTCGAGCGCCGAGAACAGGGGGCTGTCGGCGCGGAAGCGCCCGTGGGCGGCCAGGTGGACCAGGCCGGCGCCGTCGAGGTGGGCCAGCACCGCGTCGAGGGTGGCGTTCGGCCCGTCGAGGAGCACGGCGTCCGGGTGCCGCCGCGCCAGGACCGGCACCTCCGCGCCGCCGCTCGCCAGGGCCGGTCCGGCGACGAGGACGGTGCCGGCATCCCGGGGTGGCGACGTGGCGCGGGCACGCAGCCACTGGCCCGCCGACGGGACCACCGCGAACGGCCGGTCGCCGAGTACCGGCAGCAGTGACCAGGCCAGGCCGTGCAGCCGGGCGGTCGGCGCCAGCACGATCGCGGTGTCGGGGAGGAGGCGTACGGCGTCGCCGAGGATCGCCTCCTGGAGGGCCCTGCCGACGGCGGCGGTGTCGGCCGGCCGGCCGCGGGCCGCCCTCCGCAGCAGCATCCCCGCCGGCCCCAACAGGTCGGCGATCTGGGCGGTGCTCCCGGCCACGCGACGGCGTACCTGCCCGGCGTGGACGACCACGACGTGGAGGCTCCCGTCGACGTCGACCAGCTCGACCAGGCAGGCATCGCGGGTGGCCGCGACGATCTCCTCGACTCCCGCCGGCCGCTGCTGGGCGGCCGTGGTCGCCGACAGGGTGTGGCTCTCCGCCCGCACCGCCCGCTCCAGCCTCCGGCGCTCCCGCTCGAGCTCCTCGGTCTCCGCGCCCTCCTGGCGGGCCTCGGCGAGCTGCCGCCCGTTGTCGCGGAGCGCCGCCAGGGACGCCGGGATGGTCGCCGCGTCCGAGGTCGCCGGCGGCTGCGCCAGCGCCGTCGCCCGGGTCCGCTCGCTCCAGCGCAGCAGGGTCCGGGCATCGCCGGCCGCGTGCCGCAGCGCGATCGTGGTCAGCTCGCGTCCGTGGGTCGTCGCCAGCGCGCGGAGCTCGGAGGAGCCGATCAGGCGCCGGTGCTCGTCGATCGCGTCCAACCCCGCCGCGGCCGCCCGCAGCACCCCGCCCCGGTCGGCGCGCTCCTCGCGCGCCAGGGCGCCGGCGTACCAGGCACCGGCGCGGACCAGGGCGTTCGGATGGTGGCGGTACGACGCCGCCCGGGTCCAGAGGTCGAGCCGGTCCTCGCCGTCCGAGAGACGGCCGGCGAGGGTGAGGGCGAGCGGTGCCTCGGGGGCGTGCTCCTCGTCGAGGGCGACCGCCAGCCTGGTCGCACGACCGCGGCTCACCGCCTCACCGACCAGCAGCCGCGCTCGCAGCCCGACCAGCTCGGCCCGGTCGCGGTGCCACGCTCGACGCTGGCGCTGGAACATCCGCTGCGCGGTCCGCGCCTCGTCGAGGGCCCGGCCGCCGTCACCCAGCGCCAGCAGCGCGGTCGCGTGGAGCAGGTGCAGCTCGGCCTGGTCGACGGCAGGGAGGTCACCCTGCTCCAGGAAGCGCGCGATCAGGTCGACCGCCTCCCGTGCGAGCCCGGCGGCAAGGTACGCGCCGGCGTGGGGGGCGGCGCCGGCGTACCGGACCGGTCGGCCCAGGGCGCGGTACTCGGCCGCGGCCTCGGCGTGGATCCGCAGCCCGGTCGCGAGATCGCCGGCGGCGGTCGCGATCTCGGCGCGGTTCTCGAGCGCGGTCAGCCGCTCGAGCCGCGCACCCGTCCGGGCCAGGAGTCGCTCGGCACGTCGGGTCTCCTCCTCGGCCGCGCCGAGGCGGCCGTGGCGCAGCTCCAGGTCACCGAGCCAGATCCGGGTCCGGGCCTCCCACAGCTCGTCGCCCACCTCGATCAGGGCGTCCCGCGAGGACCGGAGGACGGGAACGGCGTCCTCGTCGCGCCCGAGCAGGACGAGGGCTCCAGCTCGGCGCATGCCGATCCGGGCGGCCAGGGCTCCGGTGGCGCCCTCCGCCGCTCGGGTCAGCTCGGCGAGTCCGGCGCGGCTGCGGCCGGCGAAGACCAAGGTGGCGCCGAGCGTGGCCCGCACGTCCCTCTCCCGGTCGGGAGCCGCGGCACGGCGCGCCGAGCGCAGCGCGGCGCGCAGCTCCCGGAGGGCCAGCTCGTGGTCGCCCCGTTCCCGGTGCACGATGCCGAGACACTGATGGGCGTAGGAGCTGGCGAGCGGATCCGCCGGTCCGGCCAGCAGCAGCTCGGCGCGCGCCCGCCCCTCCTCGGGGTCCTCGAGCGCGAGGTCGAGCAGTTCCTCCATCGGCGGTCTGTGCTCCTTTACGAGACCCGCGCGGCAGAACTACGTTAGCGCCGCCGGCGGGCCACGGCTGCCCGCCACCTCGCCCTCAGGAGCGGCCATGAACGACCCCGACCGACCCAGCCTTCCGGCCGGCCTGCTGCGCGAGCTGCTGCGCAGACTGCGCCTCTCCCGCCCTCGCCCACCTCGCGACGTCCCGGCCGAGCGACTGCGTGCCCAGGTCCGGGTGATCCGGGACGCGATGCGGGGCCCCGGGGTCCTCGGCGCGCCGGCGAAGGGAAGCCAACCGCCCCGCGACGACGCGGACGTCGACTACCTGTACCGGCCCCGGCACGCCCTGGTCCGGCGCGAGGATCTCGGCAGGCTGGAGGAGTACTTCGCGACCGACGAGAACCGCAAGCGGTTCACCGGAGAGCTCGCCGCCCGCGAGACCCGGGTCCTCGACCTGGTGCTGGCCGCCCTGCCCTCGCGCGTGGACGGACGGGACGACGTCCTGGCGACGCTGGAGGAGCTGGAACGCTCCCGGGTCGTCGAGCGCGGCACGGTCACCCCCGACCACGTCGTGTACGTGACCCCTCGGGGCTTCATGTGCCCCGCCACCGAGCCGGAGACCCCGCACCGCCACACCCAGCCCTGGCCCGCCGCCCAGACGTCGCCGGGCCGGCTGGCGGGCCGGGACCGGGTCCGGGTGGCGGTGGTCGACACCGGGCTGTGGACCGACGCCGTGGGAAGTGCCCGGACGCCGTGGCTGGCGGTGGGCGACGTGGTGGCCGACCCGAGCGACGTCGAGACGGTGAACCCCGCGGCGATCCACCCGTACGCCGGCCACGGCACCTTCGTCGCCGGCGTGATCAGCTGCCTGGCCCCCGACACCCGGATCGAGGTGGAGGGCGTGCTCGTCCACGGGGGCGCGGTGTTCGAGTCCGAGATCGTGCAGCAGCTCCACGAGGCGATCGAGGACGACGACCGTCCGCAGGTGATCAGCATCTCGGCCGGCACCCACACCCGCGGCGACTTCGCGCTGCTCGGGTTCGAGCTGCTCGGCCGGTCCCACGAGCTGCGCGAGCGGGACGACGTACTGATCGTCGCGGCGGCGGGCAACGACTCCAGCGACCGGCCGTTCTGGCCCGCGGCCTTCCCGTGGGTGGTGTCGGTCGGCTCGGTGGACCCGGACGCGAGCGTCTCCGACTTCTCGAACGTCGGACCGTGGGTCGACGTGTACGCGCGCGGCCGCGACCTGGTCAACGCCTTCCCCAAGGGCAGCTACACCTGCCACGAGCCGCCGCACGTGGGCGAGGTGCGCACCTTCGACGGGCTCGCCCAGTGGAGCGGGACGTCGTTCGCGACGCCCGTCGTCACCGGGCTGATCGCCGCGCGGATGCGGGAGACCGGGCAGTCCGCGCGGGCGGCCTGGCAGGACGTCGCCGCGACCGCGACACCCCGGACCGATCCGCGGGGCGGGGCGATCCAGGTGGTCGGGCCGCTGACCTGAGCGCGGCGCTCAGAGCGCGACCCAGGGCGTGGTGAGGGACCACCCGCCCTGGTCGACGACGAAGCGGACGGTGCCGGACCGCACGCCCTCGAGCCGGAAGAACCCGGCGGCGTCGGCGACGGCGCTGACCGCGTCCGCGTCGGGGCGCTCCAGCAGCACGGCGGCGGGGTCGGGCGCCGTGGCGGCGGCGCCGGCTCCGATCACCTGGCCGAGCACGGTCTCGCCGTCGACCTCCACCTCGAGGGTGAGCCCGCCGTGCCCGAAGGAGAGGGTGCGGGGGCCGTCGGCACCGGAGCGGACGGCGGCGCCGGGGTCGAGGGCGGAGTCGTGGAGCAGCTCGGCGAGCTCGGCGTCGACCGAGCGCCAGGTGAAGGCGGCGCGGGCCGCCGTTCGCCGCCGGTCGCTGACCGCGGCCTCCTCGGCGACGGCCCGTCCGAGCAGCGCCATGAGCTCGTCGTCGTTCACTCAGACCACCTCCACCAGTCGGCGCAGCGTGGGGGTGCGCCGCAGCTGCTCGAGCGCGCGGGCGCGGGTCGGGCCGATGCTCCCGATCGGGATGCCGAGGCGGCGGCTGATCTCCTCGTAGCCGACCGGTGGGTCGGCGAGCAGGAGCAGCAGCAGCGCCCGGCGCGCCTCGGGAAGCGCGGCGAGCGCCTCGCGGAGCAGCT contains:
- a CDS encoding SdrD B-like domain-containing protein; the encoded protein is MPMSAWRRVCARLGGFVLVVAAMVVTGVGSAPDASAVTQNGYVFNEPWALSNPTSTTYHPAGGGWGNTPSLRATSSFPMPDGTVNVTAQFTAADGNYPGANALVSAGNLSQHRPSPGTFIGSPTPANVPVLGMNTNATNCQTPWRTNAHQSYRGECATSGGTLTLTFDRPVTDPVLDITGLGGYANSRTDSYQYARGSSIQTVWRLQTAGVRMENLSAGATNLTTDGTTLRVAERNANTMCDNSGATGEGTEARGTRISAPQTVAAGCGSVVLRGTFTTATFRVTPQVTPWSDFATAQYGTGAAYRTTSSTNNQDGVNGANIIYSERDLLTSGNIALSDLQRFALRLPILGSIGDKVWQDDDGDGQQDPGEPGVEGVTVELLDGSGAVVATTSTGADGGYLFEDLALGTYSVRFAPDSLPAGSAFTQPDVGPDATDSDADRVTGRTPSVTLTADAPNNLTLDAGIMPPVLGTIGDTVWSDDDRDGVQDADEPGVADVRVELLDADGNVVATTTTDANGGYLLEGLPLGTYAVRFDTSTLPTGTRWTAQGVGNDDALDSDADPASGQTGSVTLTRAEPVNRTLDAGVLPPLGSIGDLVWSDTDGDGVQDADESGVAGVRVELLDADGSVVDTVTTGADGSYLFDELPLGDYQVRFTAPAGTTLSPQNAGGDDAVDSDADPATGVTGTVTLTADVPDNLTVDAGVVPSPVRGSIGDLVWSDTDGDGIQDTDEPGVAGVRVELLDADGNVVDSVTTGADGSYLFDDLPLGDYQVRFTAPAGMTLSPQNAGGDDAADSDADPATGVTGTVTLTAGAPDNMTVDVGVVPPPPVRGSIGDLVWSDPDGDGVQDADEPGVQGVTVELLDADGSVVDTVTTGADGSYLFDELPLGDYQVRFTAPAGMTLSPQNAGGDDAVDSDADPATGVTGTVTLTADAPDNMTVDAGLVPVLGSIGDLVWSDTDGDGVQDADEPGVQGVTVELLNTDGSVVETVTTGADGSYLFDDLPLGDYQVRFTAPDGTTLSPQNAGGDDAVDSDADPATGVTGTVTLTAGAPDNMTVDAGVVLQPPVRGSIGDLVWSDTDGDGVQDADEPGVQGVTVELLNTDGSVVETVTTGADGSYLFDDLPLGDYQVRFTAPDGTTLSPQNAGGDDAVDSDADPATGVTGTITLTAGAPDNMTVDAGVVLPPPVRGSIGDLVWSDTDGDGVQDADEPGVAGVRVDLLDANGNVVDTVTTSADGSYLFDELPLGDYQVRFTAPAGMTLSPQNAGGDDAADSDADSASGVTGTITLTADAPDNLTVDAGLVPVLGSIGDLVWSDTDGDGVQDADEPGVAGVRVDLLDANGNVVDTVTTSADGSYLFDELPLGDYQVRFTAPAGMTLSPQNAGGDDAADSDADSASGVTGTITLTADAPDNLTVDAGLVPVLGSIGDLVWSDTDGDGIQDADEPGVAGVRVELLDADGSVVETVTTGADGSYLFDDLPLGDYQVRFTAPAGMTLSPQNAGGDDAADSDADSASGVTGTITLTADAPDNLTVDAGLVPVLGSIGDLVWSDTDGDGIQDADEPGVAGVRVDLLDADGNVVDSVTTGADGSYLFDDLALGDYQVRFTAPDGTTLSPSGVGGDRAVDSDADPATGVTGTITLTADAPDNLTVDAGLVPVLGSIGDLVWSDTDGDGIQDADEPGVAGVRVDLLDADGDVVDSVTTGADGSYLFDDLALGDYQVRFTAPDGTTLSPSGVGGDRAVDSDADPATGRTGTISLTADAPDNITVDAGVVPPPVRGSIGDLVWSDTDGDGIQDADEPGVAGVRVELLDADGNVVDTVTTGADGSYLFDDLPLGDYQVRFTAPDGTTLSPQNAGSDDAVDSDADPATGRTGTISLTADAPDNITVDAGVVPPPPVRGSIGDLVWSDTDGDGIQDAGEPGLAGVTVALLDADGNVVDTVTTGADGSYLFDDLPLGDYQVRFTASAGTTLSPQNAGSDDAVDSDADPASGRTGTITLTADAPDNMTVDAGVVPPPPVRGSIGDLVWSDTDGDGIQGAGEPGVQGVTVDLLDADGNVVDTVTTGVDGSYLFDDLPLGDYQVRFTAPDGTTLSPQNAGSDDAADSDADPATGVTGTITLTADAPDNLTVDAGLVPVLGSIGDLVWSDTDGDGIQDADEPGVAGVRVELLDADGNVVDTVTTGADGSYLFDDLPLGDYQVRFTASDGTTLSPQNAGSDDAVDSDADPATGRTGTITLTADAPDNMTVDAGVVPPPVLGSIGDLVWSDTDGNGIQDADEPGVAGVRVELLDADGNVVDSVTTGADGSYLFDELPLGDYQVRFTAPDGTTLSPQGAGGDDAVDSDADPSTGLSGVVSLTADKPNNTTVDAGVVPVPPVLGSIGDTVWSDTDGDGIQGAGEPGVQGVTVDLLDADGNVVDSVTTGVDGSYLFDDLPLGDYQVRFTAPDGTTLSPQNAGSDDAADSDADPATGVTGTITLTADAPDNLTVDAGLVPVLGSIGDLVWSDTDGDGVQDADEPGVQGVTVELLDADGDVVDSVTTGADGSYLFDELPLGDYQVRFTAPDGTTLSPQNAGSDDAVDSDADPATGVTGTISLTADVPDNLTVDAGVVPPPPVRGSIGDLVWSDTDGDGIQDAGEPGLAGVTVALLDADGNVVDTVTTGADGSYLFDDLPLGDYQVRFTAPAGTALSPQTAGGDAAADSNADPATGRTGTITLTADAPHNLTVDAGVVAAAPQPGKPGQPGQPGQPGQQGQQGQPGQQGQQGQPGQQGQQGQQGQPGQQGQPGHPGGGSGDGGGVLPDTGAPAGVLGLLGMALLLFGAGGAAVVRGRRRG